A region of Microscilla marina ATCC 23134 DNA encodes the following proteins:
- a CDS encoding MarR family winged helix-turn-helix transcriptional regulator — protein MKNDINIEEKIIDTVRELSKTLRFFDRKSQNNTGVTLNQCYMLDLIRENKIMPLSDLHERLGIDKSTTTRLIEPLLKRGLLEKMKAEHDKRASYVVITKLGEEVYENARTRSFKSIGKVLEQIPQNKHLQVVESIDMLLDAFNVIYKRPVAVGA, from the coding sequence ATGAAAAACGACATTAACATCGAGGAAAAAATCATTGATACTGTAAGGGAATTATCTAAAACCCTGCGTTTTTTTGACCGAAAGTCGCAAAACAACACAGGGGTTACATTGAATCAATGCTACATGCTTGATCTTATTCGAGAAAACAAGATCATGCCTTTGTCCGATTTACACGAGCGATTGGGCATAGACAAAAGTACTACTACACGTTTGATTGAGCCTTTGTTAAAGAGAGGCTTGCTCGAAAAAATGAAAGCTGAGCACGACAAACGCGCCAGTTATGTAGTGATTACTAAATTGGGCGAAGAGGTATACGAAAACGCTCGCACCCGCTCTTTTAAATCAATAGGAAAAGTGCTGGAACAAATACCTCAAAACAAACATTTGCAGGTAGTAGAGTCTATAGACATGCTACTAGATGCGTTCAATGTAATTTATAAACGTCCGGTAGCAGTAGGAGCATAA
- a CDS encoding acyltransferase family protein, with amino-acid sequence MQKNKQTLTQKERRYDIDWLRIVLIFSVLLFHVGMVYRGSNEDWHIKSPQTSEWLHHLMVQLHIWRMPLLFFISGVGTYFALGIRNSRKYLAERTKRLFIPLLAGMFGIIVPIQVYIEFLLRGRFQGSFWDFYPTIFEWVPYPNGALSWHHLWFILYLFIYSLLALPLFLQLRTTKGKAFIKRLTRIASGKGALLLGVLPILLVKVLLKPHFPEETHALYNDWEYFTFGWMFFITGYMIASHQHFWDILKEQRRIFLIAWVLASAFLYYNYLATPKTWIFPKLPFDIRYWWISQTMVAWFSMLAVMGYGYRYLNIRHRWLKPLNQGVYPFYILHQPVIIVIGFFSVHWGLGVWAGFVVLTILSTVVSIGIYWWLVRPFALMRTLFGMKPKPTLKKESEPTPINQLA; translated from the coding sequence ATGCAAAAGAACAAGCAAACATTGACTCAGAAAGAACGCCGCTACGATATCGACTGGTTGCGTATTGTATTGATTTTTAGCGTGCTGTTGTTTCATGTAGGAATGGTGTACCGGGGAAGCAATGAAGATTGGCACATAAAGAGTCCTCAAACCAGTGAATGGCTGCACCACCTCATGGTACAATTGCATATTTGGCGAATGCCGCTATTGTTTTTTATATCGGGGGTGGGCACCTACTTTGCCTTGGGCATAAGAAACAGCCGCAAGTATTTGGCAGAACGAACCAAACGCTTGTTTATACCATTACTTGCTGGAATGTTTGGCATTATAGTGCCCATTCAAGTATATATAGAGTTTCTTCTCAGGGGTAGGTTTCAAGGCAGTTTTTGGGATTTTTATCCTACAATATTCGAGTGGGTGCCCTACCCCAATGGAGCGCTAAGCTGGCATCACCTCTGGTTTATTTTATACCTTTTTATTTACTCATTGCTTGCCCTTCCTTTATTTTTACAATTGCGTACCACCAAAGGAAAAGCTTTTATTAAGCGACTCACACGTATTGCCAGTGGCAAGGGAGCATTGTTGCTGGGTGTACTGCCAATTTTGCTTGTCAAGGTTTTACTTAAGCCCCACTTTCCAGAAGAGACTCACGCCTTGTACAATGATTGGGAATACTTCACTTTTGGCTGGATGTTTTTTATTACTGGATATATGATTGCCTCCCATCAGCATTTTTGGGACATTTTGAAAGAGCAACGCCGTATATTTTTGATAGCTTGGGTGCTTGCATCAGCATTTTTGTATTATAACTACTTGGCTACGCCCAAAACCTGGATTTTCCCCAAGTTACCTTTTGACATTCGTTATTGGTGGATTTCTCAAACAATGGTTGCCTGGTTTAGCATGTTGGCGGTGATGGGCTATGGCTATCGTTATTTAAATATTCGGCATCGTTGGCTCAAGCCACTCAATCAAGGGGTGTATCCTTTTTACATATTGCACCAGCCTGTCATCATTGTCATTGGTTTTTTCTCGGTGCATTGGGGGCTGGGTGTTTGGGCTGGTTTTGTGGTACTTACGATTCTTTCTACAGTAGTCTCTATAGGTATTTATTGGTGGCTTGTTCGTCCATTTGCCCTGATGCGGACATTGTTTGGAATGAAACCCAAGCCTACCCTCAAAAAAGAAAGTGAGCCAACACCAATAAATCAACTTGCCTAA
- a CDS encoding ABA4-like family protein: MLENLFTLVNTVALVGWLLLIFAPGWQWTRRIVLSLGISLFFAIIYIVMFALNIAAFKLDSFSTLAGVMDLFKAPQAVLIGWVHYLAFDLFVGCWEVSNAQRTGVPHKFVIPCLLFTFMLGPTGLLMYWVVRQLTVKPKLEANF; the protein is encoded by the coding sequence ATGCTTGAAAATTTATTTACACTTGTAAACACGGTAGCACTTGTTGGTTGGTTGTTGTTGATATTTGCCCCAGGCTGGCAGTGGACCAGGCGTATTGTACTTTCATTGGGTATATCGCTGTTTTTTGCGATCATTTATATCGTAATGTTTGCCCTCAATATTGCCGCTTTTAAGCTAGATAGCTTTAGTACCCTGGCGGGGGTCATGGATTTATTTAAGGCCCCTCAAGCAGTGCTCATTGGTTGGGTACACTACCTTGCTTTCGACTTATTTGTGGGTTGTTGGGAGGTAAGCAACGCCCAAAGAACGGGCGTCCCTCATAAGTTTGTGATTCCTTGTTTGCTTTTTACTTTTATGTTGGGTCCTACCGGATTACTCATGTATTGGGTAGTGCGCCAATTAACCGTCAAGCCCAAGTTGGAGGCTAATTTTTAA
- a CDS encoding bestrophin family protein: MPDNRQGMSRLEWYFNKLIWNTHMLHELWQGLLVIAVYTFALVYFKVNIWSEPSTMVHSILGLALGLLLVFRTNTAYDRWWEGRKLLGALVNNSRNIAIKISTYFDTAEDKEYMSRMASAYAFALKSHLRDSDAAKRIFDLHLITETEYQRFRKLKHVPNEIARCMYALATQRYNEGNLKEMQFLSFEKHLAALTDIIGGCERIKKTPMPLAYGIHLRQFLNLYIFSLPFNLVHALGYWTVPLLAVTYYALAGLKEIGEEIEEPFGTDNNDLPVNQIAHTIYNNIYETTGVTQPKIFDEVSETHENEVNHDAQVPRFDKQELIDRP, encoded by the coding sequence ATGCCCGATAATAGACAAGGAATGTCACGCCTTGAATGGTATTTCAATAAATTGATTTGGAATACCCACATGCTGCACGAGTTATGGCAAGGCTTACTTGTGATTGCTGTTTATACCTTCGCCTTGGTATATTTTAAAGTAAACATTTGGTCAGAGCCCTCTACCATGGTACACTCTATTTTGGGGCTTGCCCTGGGGTTGTTACTGGTGTTTAGAACCAATACGGCGTATGACCGCTGGTGGGAAGGACGCAAGCTTCTAGGAGCCTTGGTAAACAACTCACGCAATATTGCCATCAAAATAAGTACTTATTTTGACACAGCCGAAGACAAAGAGTATATGAGCAGGATGGCATCGGCTTATGCTTTTGCATTGAAAAGCCACTTGCGTGACAGTGACGCTGCCAAACGTATTTTTGACTTGCACTTGATTACCGAAACTGAGTACCAACGCTTTAGAAAGCTCAAGCATGTACCCAATGAAATTGCCCGTTGCATGTACGCATTGGCTACCCAACGTTATAATGAGGGTAATCTGAAAGAAATGCAGTTTCTAAGCTTTGAAAAACACCTGGCTGCCCTGACCGATATTATTGGTGGGTGTGAACGCATCAAAAAAACGCCTATGCCATTGGCTTATGGTATTCACTTAAGGCAGTTTCTCAACTTGTATATATTTTCATTGCCATTCAATCTGGTACACGCCCTTGGCTATTGGACAGTACCTTTGCTGGCGGTTACTTATTATGCATTGGCGGGGCTCAAAGAAATTGGAGAAGAAATAGAAGAACCTTTTGGAACAGATAACAACGACTTGCCAGTCAATCAAATAGCCCACACCATTTATAATAATATTTATGAAACTACAGGTGTTACACAACCCAAGATTTTTGATGAGGTGAGCGAAACTCACGAAAATGAAGTAAACCATGATGCACAAGTACCCCGGTTTGACAAACAAGAGCTGATAGATAGACCATAG
- a CDS encoding GMC oxidoreductase, translating to MSKLSRRRFLGLSAMGSASVMGLTTISLANCFNPTLPQKEKNRNETTHFTSIVIGTGYGGAVSALRLGEAGVDTLMLEMGQLWDKPGPDGKVFCKMTKPDGRAMWFKNRTEAPLSSFLWIDAINRPIDYYAGVLDRINYPNMSVYVGRGVGGGSLVNGGMAVTPPMNYFQEILPEVNTHEMYNKYFPRANQKLQVNTIPNTLLENSPYYRFTRVGRQQAEKAGFKTVTVPNIYDYNYMQQEEAGKVHKSAFGKEVIYGNNGGKRSLDKTYLADALGTGKVTLKYLHRVDAITQNSQGLYQIDVSEINTSGATVAKKTFTCKHLFMCAGSVGSTEMLVRARETGKLPSLPSEVGTHWGNNGNVMTARANHMWHPTGTKQSTIPAMGINDWDNASNPVFAEIAPLPTGFETWISLYLAITKNPERGHFEYDATKQQAVLRWGAHQSQPSINSAKAMFDKINKANTTIYRYDLFGNNKAFADDFTYHPLGGCVLGKATDLYGRIKGYSNLYVNDGALVPGNTGVNPFITITAMAERNIEKIIQEDMLK from the coding sequence ATGTCAAAACTATCACGCCGACGATTTCTCGGCTTATCAGCTATGGGAAGTGCCTCTGTAATGGGATTAACCACTATTAGTCTTGCCAATTGTTTTAACCCTACCTTGCCTCAAAAAGAAAAAAACCGCAACGAAACTACCCACTTCACCTCCATTGTTATAGGAACTGGCTATGGAGGGGCAGTATCGGCTTTACGCCTGGGAGAGGCTGGAGTAGATACCTTAATGCTGGAAATGGGGCAACTGTGGGACAAACCTGGTCCTGATGGAAAAGTGTTTTGCAAAATGACCAAACCAGACGGACGAGCTATGTGGTTTAAGAACCGTACAGAAGCTCCTTTGAGTTCTTTTTTGTGGATAGACGCTATCAATCGTCCCATTGACTATTATGCCGGAGTACTCGACCGTATTAATTACCCCAATATGTCGGTATATGTTGGGCGAGGCGTAGGAGGAGGTTCACTGGTGAACGGTGGCATGGCTGTAACCCCTCCTATGAACTATTTTCAGGAAATTTTGCCAGAAGTAAATACTCATGAAATGTATAATAAGTATTTTCCTCGCGCCAATCAAAAGCTTCAGGTAAATACCATTCCTAATACTTTACTGGAAAACTCTCCTTACTATCGTTTTACCAGAGTGGGTCGTCAACAAGCAGAAAAAGCTGGTTTTAAAACTGTAACAGTGCCTAATATTTATGACTATAACTATATGCAGCAGGAAGAAGCAGGTAAAGTACATAAATCAGCTTTTGGCAAAGAGGTGATTTATGGCAACAACGGAGGCAAGCGTAGCTTAGACAAAACCTACCTGGCTGACGCTTTGGGAACAGGCAAAGTAACTCTTAAATATTTGCACCGGGTGGATGCCATTACCCAAAACTCTCAGGGGTTATACCAGATAGACGTTTCTGAAATAAACACTTCAGGGGCAACCGTTGCCAAAAAAACTTTTACTTGCAAACACTTATTTATGTGTGCCGGGTCGGTTGGCTCTACCGAAATGCTGGTACGTGCCCGCGAAACGGGTAAACTACCTTCGTTGCCAAGTGAGGTAGGCACTCATTGGGGCAATAATGGCAATGTAATGACTGCCCGTGCCAACCATATGTGGCACCCTACCGGCACCAAACAATCTACCATTCCGGCAATGGGCATCAACGATTGGGACAATGCAAGTAATCCGGTATTTGCCGAAATAGCTCCATTGCCCACTGGGTTCGAGACCTGGATCAGTTTGTACCTAGCCATTACCAAAAACCCTGAAAGAGGACATTTTGAGTACGATGCTACCAAGCAACAAGCTGTGTTACGCTGGGGAGCACATCAAAGTCAACCATCGATCAATTCTGCCAAAGCCATGTTTGACAAAATAAACAAAGCAAATACTACCATATACCGTTATGACTTATTTGGCAATAACAAGGCTTTTGCTGATGATTTTACTTACCATCCGTTGGGGGGTTGTGTGTTGGGCAAAGCTACCGATTTGTATGGTCGGATAAAGGGATACTCAAATTTGTATGTAAATGACGGAGCACTTGTTCCAGGCAATACTGGTGTAAACCCATTTATAACCATCACGGCAATGGCCGAACGTAATATAGAAAAGATAATTCAAGAGGATATGCTTAAATAA
- a CDS encoding bestrophin family protein, producing the protein MYINKTISFRVILGFAWKNLFIFTILATLVCIVYLHYGVKQVAIPFLPLGTLGTAVAILLGFRNNSAYDRFWEARKIWGGIVNTSRSFARQVTTFVTTQFAQGDMSEENAKTLQKELVYRHLAWLNALRLHLRREDLLNETCWYELIHFISEEELKEINLKQNKPTQLNQLQGERLQYARSVGLIDDFRHMELDRSLNVMYDLQGKCERIKNTPLPRQYAFFTKVFVWVFVCLLPFGFVDILHWMTIPLAVLVSWIFTVLEQVGHYTEDPFSNGINDIPMTSMCRTIEIDLREQLKETELPKPLRAVNGVLM; encoded by the coding sequence ATGTATATCAATAAAACTATCTCATTCAGGGTAATTTTGGGTTTTGCCTGGAAAAACCTCTTCATCTTTACCATTTTGGCTACTTTGGTTTGTATTGTTTACTTACATTATGGGGTAAAGCAAGTAGCTATACCTTTTTTGCCATTAGGTACTCTGGGCACAGCGGTTGCCATCTTGCTAGGTTTTCGCAACAATTCAGCCTATGATCGTTTTTGGGAAGCCCGTAAGATATGGGGAGGCATTGTAAACACCAGCCGCTCATTTGCCCGTCAGGTTACTACATTTGTTACTACACAGTTTGCCCAAGGTGATATGAGTGAAGAAAACGCGAAAACACTTCAGAAAGAGCTGGTATATCGACACCTTGCCTGGCTCAACGCCCTGCGTTTGCATTTACGTCGCGAAGACTTGCTCAATGAAACCTGTTGGTACGAGTTAATCCATTTTATTTCAGAAGAAGAACTCAAAGAAATAAACCTCAAGCAAAATAAACCTACCCAATTGAACCAGCTTCAGGGAGAACGCCTGCAATATGCCCGAAGTGTAGGATTGATTGACGATTTTAGACACATGGAACTAGACCGCTCGCTCAATGTTATGTATGACTTACAAGGCAAGTGCGAACGCATCAAAAACACCCCTTTGCCTCGTCAATACGCTTTTTTTACCAAAGTATTTGTTTGGGTTTTTGTGTGTTTGTTGCCTTTTGGCTTTGTAGATATATTGCACTGGATGACGATTCCTTTGGCGGTATTGGTTTCTTGGATATTCACAGTACTTGAGCAAGTGGGGCACTATACCGAAGATCCTTTTTCGAACGGAATCAATGACATTCCTATGACGTCTATGTGTCGCACTATAGAAATAGACCTGAGAGAGCAGCTCAAAGAAACTGAACTGCCCAAACCACTCAGGGCAGTCAATGGAGTATTGATGTAA
- the pfkA gene encoding 6-phosphofructokinase produces MKRVAVFTSGGDAPGMNACIRAVVRTAIYNNIEVYGIMRGYEGMIKGRIHRMESKSVSNIIQQGGTILKSARSAEFRTYEGRKQAYQQLKHFDIDGLVAVGGDGTFTGAKVFHEEFGMPTVGCPGTIDNDIYGTDYTIGYDTAVNTALEAIDKIRDTADSHNRVFFVEVMGRDSGYIAIQSGIGGGAEIVMVPETETTIAQVIETLQKGRLNHKSSSIVIVAEGDEEGNATDIAAKVMDATEGLDIKVTTLGHIQRGGSPTAQDRILASRTGIGAVEGLLAGKSSVMAGVKNNKLVYTPFEDAIDKNKPIEDELIKLVDVLSI; encoded by the coding sequence ATGAAACGAGTAGCAGTATTTACCTCAGGAGGCGATGCGCCAGGAATGAACGCTTGTATAAGAGCAGTGGTGCGTACCGCCATTTATAACAACATAGAAGTATATGGCATTATGCGCGGCTACGAAGGAATGATCAAAGGGCGCATTCACCGGATGGAGTCTAAATCGGTAAGTAATATTATACAACAAGGGGGCACGATCTTAAAGTCGGCCCGTAGTGCTGAGTTTCGTACTTATGAAGGACGCAAACAAGCTTATCAACAACTTAAGCATTTTGACATTGATGGCTTGGTGGCCGTTGGTGGCGATGGTACTTTTACTGGTGCCAAGGTGTTTCACGAAGAGTTTGGTATGCCCACAGTGGGTTGCCCTGGTACTATCGATAACGATATTTATGGGACTGACTATACCATTGGCTACGATACAGCAGTAAATACTGCCCTGGAAGCTATAGATAAAATTCGCGATACCGCTGACTCGCATAACCGGGTGTTTTTTGTGGAGGTAATGGGGCGTGACTCAGGCTATATTGCCATTCAGTCGGGGATTGGAGGCGGCGCCGAAATAGTGATGGTACCCGAAACCGAAACTACCATTGCCCAAGTAATAGAAACCTTACAAAAAGGCAGGCTCAACCATAAATCTTCTTCTATTGTAATTGTAGCTGAAGGCGATGAAGAGGGCAACGCAACCGATATTGCCGCCAAAGTAATGGATGCAACCGAAGGGTTAGACATTAAGGTAACTACTTTGGGGCATATTCAACGGGGAGGCTCACCTACAGCTCAAGATCGAATTCTTGCCAGTAGAACGGGGATTGGTGCAGTAGAAGGGCTACTTGCGGGCAAAAGTAGTGTAATGGCTGGGGTAAAAAACAACAAATTGGTATACACACCTTTTGAAGATGCCATTGATAAAAACAAGCCTATTGAGGATGAACTCATTAAACTGGTAGATGTACTAAGTATTTGA
- a CDS encoding 2,3,4,5-tetrahydropyridine-2,6-dicarboxylate N-succinyltransferase — protein sequence MNDIQTLIEKAWEDRSLLQQADTVETINTIIEKLDKGALRVAEPTSDGWKVNEWIKKAVIMYFPTRKMETIKVGPFEFHDKIPLKNDYAGLGVRVVPHALARHGAYVAKGVVMMPSYVNIGAYVDSGTMVDTWATVGSCAQVGKNVHLSGGVGLGGVLEPVQAAPVIIEDGAFIGSRCIIVEGVRVGKEAVLGANVTITGSTKVIDVTGDQPVEYKGYVPERSVVIPGTYTKKFPAGEFQVPTALIIGQRKASTDLKTSLNDALRENNVAV from the coding sequence ATGAACGATATTCAAACTTTGATAGAAAAGGCGTGGGAAGACCGTAGCCTTTTGCAACAAGCCGACACTGTAGAAACTATCAACACCATTATTGAAAAACTGGATAAAGGAGCGTTGAGGGTAGCCGAGCCAACCTCTGATGGCTGGAAGGTAAATGAATGGATTAAGAAGGCAGTAATTATGTATTTTCCTACGCGTAAAATGGAAACCATCAAGGTAGGTCCGTTTGAGTTTCACGACAAAATTCCTTTGAAAAACGACTATGCCGGGCTAGGAGTACGTGTGGTACCTCACGCATTGGCACGTCATGGAGCGTATGTAGCCAAGGGGGTAGTGATGATGCCTTCTTATGTAAACATTGGAGCTTATGTCGACTCTGGTACTATGGTAGACACTTGGGCTACTGTAGGCAGTTGTGCTCAAGTAGGCAAAAACGTACACCTAAGTGGTGGTGTAGGTTTGGGTGGTGTGTTAGAACCTGTACAAGCAGCCCCCGTTATTATAGAAGATGGCGCTTTTATTGGTTCGCGTTGCATCATAGTAGAAGGGGTGCGGGTAGGCAAAGAAGCCGTATTGGGTGCCAATGTAACCATTACCGGAAGCACCAAAGTAATAGATGTAACTGGCGACCAGCCTGTAGAATATAAGGGGTATGTACCCGAAAGATCAGTAGTGATTCCTGGGACTTATACTAAAAAGTTCCCTGCTGGAGAGTTCCAGGTTCCTACTGCTTTGATTATTGGCCAACGTAAAGCCAGTACCGACCTCAAAACTTCGTTAAACGATGCCTTGCGCGAGAATAATGTAGCCGTTTAA
- a CDS encoding DUF4328 domain-containing protein: protein MNNLKPNDQRAKTAITLIWVVMVVEVIALISSYLQYDLIQSAVAGASVTIEEANANDARERLVAIVYLIVLTISGITFIQWFRRAYYNLHQRVDHLNHSEGWAAGAWFVPFLNLFRPFQIMKELYEETAELLATHEFKDKGQLSTSVLGVWWAAWILKSVLGQVSFRLAMNAKEIAEIQVVTIMSIAQHVLGIIAAFLVVQVIREYARVEPALMEFSYEDQINNIGTDRSDEGMHENF from the coding sequence ATGAACAATTTAAAACCCAATGATCAACGGGCAAAAACAGCCATTACTTTAATCTGGGTAGTGATGGTTGTTGAGGTTATAGCTTTAATTTCCAGTTACTTACAGTATGACCTTATTCAGTCAGCTGTGGCAGGAGCATCCGTTACAATTGAAGAAGCCAACGCCAACGATGCCCGAGAACGTTTGGTGGCCATAGTGTATTTGATTGTACTCACTATTTCGGGCATTACTTTTATCCAATGGTTTCGCCGTGCCTACTACAATCTGCACCAAAGAGTTGATCATTTGAACCATTCGGAAGGTTGGGCAGCGGGTGCTTGGTTTGTGCCATTTTTAAACTTGTTTCGCCCTTTTCAAATAATGAAAGAATTGTATGAAGAAACAGCTGAGCTTTTGGCAACCCACGAGTTCAAAGACAAAGGGCAACTTTCTACGTCTGTTTTAGGGGTTTGGTGGGCTGCCTGGATACTTAAGAGTGTCTTGGGGCAGGTGAGCTTCAGATTGGCAATGAACGCCAAAGAAATAGCTGAAATACAAGTGGTCACCATCATGAGTATAGCGCAACATGTATTAGGCATCATAGCTGCTTTTTTGGTAGTACAAGTAATTAGAGAGTATGCCAGGGTAGAACCAGCCTTAATGGAGTTCTCTTACGAAGATCAGATCAACAACATAGGTACTGACCGTTCAGATGAAGGTATGCATGAGAATTTTTAA